The following are encoded together in the Flavobacterium haoranii genome:
- a CDS encoding plasmid mobilization protein: protein MARPKSDVENLRVFQVNIRLTFDQQILIESLAQTYGLSVVEYVRKRALNKQLPKHALSPINRELLIELSRIGNNVNQLAKKSNQNFLDKYVFNRDLRELKEILNQIKTELLE from the coding sequence ATGGCAAGACCAAAATCTGATGTAGAAAATTTAAGAGTATTTCAGGTCAATATCCGCCTGACTTTTGATCAGCAAATTCTGATTGAAAGTCTAGCTCAAACCTACGGTCTATCTGTTGTGGAATATGTTCGAAAAAGAGCATTGAATAAACAGTTACCCAAGCATGCTTTGTCTCCAATTAATCGTGAGTTATTGATTGAACTTAGTCGCATTGGAAATAATGTAAATCAGCTAGCGAAAAAAAGCAATCAAAACTTTTTGGATAAATACGTGTTCAATCGTGATTTAAGAGAATTGAAAGAAATTTTAAATCAAATTAAAACAGAACTTTTAGAATGA
- a CDS encoding relaxase/mobilization nuclease domain-containing protein, which yields MIAKQGKGKDFFHVLKYNQGKVKKGFGVVLETNLASDKVVMQTKEFNVVRQLRPNLSKAVYHTSLSLPYTDSLSDKGFTDLAREYLEGMGFDDNQYIIYKHTDQDHAHVHIVANRVKFSGDVVSDSQDYKRSEALVRKLELKYNLTVLEKNKESNVLSKGEIEKCLRTGEVPERLELQRIINEIIKHNLSIFEFEKKLKEKKVNIKLNASLEGKISGISFEYKGKTYKGSHVNRNNLSWNKLKTKLYEQNRIDPVILKNTGRIKENQRETTRFVQSVNRNSQSFNQESTHTFKENRGNEIKKNPRPRR from the coding sequence ATGATAGCAAAACAAGGAAAGGGCAAGGATTTTTTTCATGTTTTGAAATATAATCAAGGTAAAGTCAAAAAAGGTTTTGGAGTTGTTTTAGAGACTAACTTAGCTTCAGATAAAGTAGTTATGCAAACAAAAGAATTTAATGTAGTTCGACAATTACGACCAAATTTATCTAAAGCAGTTTATCATACATCGCTTAGTTTACCCTATACCGATTCGCTTTCAGATAAGGGATTCACAGACCTAGCTCGAGAGTATTTAGAAGGAATGGGGTTTGACGATAATCAATACATCATTTACAAACACACCGACCAAGATCATGCCCATGTTCATATTGTGGCGAATCGCGTGAAGTTCTCTGGTGATGTAGTAAGTGATTCACAAGATTATAAACGAAGTGAAGCATTGGTAAGAAAGTTGGAGTTGAAATACAACTTAACTGTTTTAGAAAAAAATAAAGAATCGAATGTACTTTCTAAAGGAGAGATTGAAAAGTGTTTACGAACAGGCGAAGTTCCTGAAAGATTAGAACTTCAAAGAATCATAAATGAAATTATAAAACATAATCTCTCCATTTTTGAATTTGAGAAGAAGCTTAAAGAGAAAAAAGTCAATATAAAACTTAATGCGAGCCTAGAGGGAAAAATATCAGGTATTTCCTTTGAGTACAAAGGAAAAACATACAAGGGAAGTCATGTAAATCGTAACAACCTATCATGGAATAAACTTAAAACAAAATTATATGAACAAAACAGAATCGATCCAGTTATTCTCAAAAATACTGGAAGAATTAAAGAAAATCAACGAGAAACAACAAGATTTGTCCAATCAGTTAACAGAAACAGCCAAAGTTTTAATCAAGAATCAACACATACTTTTAAAGAAAATCGAGGAAATGAAATAAAGAAAAATCCTAGACCAAGACGATAA
- a CDS encoding NACHT domain-containing protein encodes MRKKTVKNIPDIQSLVTLVTKIAEKLGLNEIKSINQYMLSATEDSALGHRDIKILCTLSELGGKLQLILDQLKENIIPNDEIIVVSSNEKKISNYFKNWLKEELNTDKIIFWEESFLVQLVDKHLPEYWGHNDVFLKSFEDAFINNLESNGELQKALKLDKKFEELLNIFIEPKIYRFKDDDKTGRLLRIKFKKDQYLDSNNYFLSGDAGTGKTTLLKEIGKLAIEHNQNSIDKILPIRIKTSLIANTEYSIDKAIEREIENLVGKEGLDKVFDDYRVLVLIDSIDEFETEKQKGIFSELNNIVEKENLSFVIATRNYENLTKGCEICEHIHTMLSNFDLHQVQQYLDTFFKRDLKKSEELWNSLQDNKILERIPSTPLTISLVSVLFEENGYEVPATITDVYDNFNTFLLGRLNVNSNLEFLRLDVKEKILQMYALKIIQSTNRTRLKLDDFIKYVVDYFKGQSITIEEHVIPDLIKSMTDGTGVLYVDEQQFVTYQHDHFLEYYASREIFDDEDRQGLEKEIIEKFCEYNWQNTAIFYTGRTKNMKNFLDSLVVRVKKYKLLHEHLLAVSGLGYILQSLWMTHSDNRKNAVLAALDLLIRADSGVKQLAEQKFPFFRGIKDTDIAVANLAWFFIHYNSITLRDPLQLAFDELHSEMKNLQGTQFEKDKLTRLYQLFCIAATLNTGRVKDTTKLDILFEEEKLLTIPLFVYLFDEAIDILEYGNEAKMRKDYKLASKKKKYTRSIRFLLENPSENLRHTTFERLNPIKQVELFTEGKTDASIISHAFRVLTMNDEPYWSITAIENILSAKAGGAQQLSAFLMRLAEDLETDFDKSKTVIGIFDNDAKGYQEFNGLPKIFETTNGIVKKVKDMNIYAIMLPIPEQETYKAYHQEKQAFKFFEIEHYFPIEILQENNMVTQTSIPGVFEITGSKSDFNDKILRLGKKERFVNFVELFKELDQLCNKTINYIE; translated from the coding sequence ATGAGAAAAAAAACAGTAAAAAACATCCCAGACATTCAAAGTTTAGTAACACTTGTAACTAAAATAGCAGAAAAACTTGGCCTAAATGAAATAAAGTCCATAAATCAATACATGCTTTCAGCCACAGAAGACTCAGCACTTGGTCATCGTGATATTAAAATTCTTTGCACTCTAAGTGAACTTGGAGGGAAATTGCAATTAATTTTAGATCAATTAAAAGAAAACATTATACCGAATGATGAAATTATTGTCGTTAGTTCCAATGAAAAGAAAATTTCTAATTATTTTAAAAATTGGCTAAAAGAGGAATTAAATACAGATAAAATTATTTTTTGGGAAGAATCATTTTTAGTACAACTTGTTGACAAACATCTACCAGAATATTGGGGACATAATGATGTTTTTTTAAAAAGCTTTGAAGATGCTTTCATCAATAATCTTGAATCAAATGGCGAACTACAAAAAGCATTAAAACTAGATAAAAAATTTGAAGAGTTATTAAACATCTTTATAGAACCAAAAATTTATAGATTCAAGGATGATGATAAAACAGGTAGACTTCTTAGGATTAAGTTTAAAAAAGACCAATATTTAGACAGTAATAATTATTTTCTCTCTGGAGATGCTGGAACTGGAAAAACCACTCTTTTAAAAGAAATTGGAAAATTAGCTATTGAACACAATCAGAATTCAATAGATAAAATTTTACCAATTAGAATCAAAACCAGTCTGATTGCGAACACAGAATATTCAATTGATAAAGCCATAGAAAGAGAAATTGAAAATCTAGTAGGTAAAGAAGGTCTTGATAAAGTATTTGATGATTACAGAGTTCTGGTTCTTATTGATTCTATTGACGAGTTTGAAACTGAAAAACAGAAGGGAATATTCAGCGAATTAAATAACATTGTTGAGAAAGAAAATTTAAGTTTTGTAATTGCAACTAGGAATTATGAGAATTTAACAAAAGGGTGCGAAATATGTGAACATATCCACACTATGTTATCAAATTTTGATCTCCATCAAGTTCAACAATATTTAGATACCTTTTTTAAACGTGATTTAAAGAAATCTGAAGAATTATGGAATAGTTTACAAGACAATAAAATACTGGAACGTATTCCCTCTACCCCATTAACGATATCACTTGTATCGGTTTTGTTTGAAGAAAATGGATACGAGGTTCCAGCAACTATAACAGACGTTTATGATAACTTCAATACATTTCTCCTTGGTAGATTAAATGTTAATTCAAATTTAGAATTTCTTCGACTTGACGTCAAAGAAAAAATCTTACAAATGTATGCTCTAAAAATAATACAGTCTACAAACAGAACTAGATTAAAACTTGATGATTTTATAAAGTATGTTGTTGACTATTTTAAAGGACAGTCTATAACGATTGAGGAACATGTAATTCCTGATTTGATCAAATCAATGACCGATGGAACTGGTGTTCTGTATGTAGATGAACAACAGTTCGTTACATATCAACACGATCATTTTTTAGAGTATTATGCGTCAAGGGAGATTTTTGACGATGAAGATAGACAGGGCCTTGAAAAGGAAATAATTGAAAAATTCTGTGAATATAACTGGCAAAATACAGCGATTTTCTATACTGGACGCACCAAGAACATGAAAAATTTCTTAGATTCACTCGTAGTGAGAGTCAAAAAGTACAAGTTGCTTCATGAGCATTTATTAGCTGTTTCTGGTTTGGGATATATACTTCAATCACTATGGATGACACATTCTGATAATCGTAAAAATGCAGTACTAGCTGCATTAGACTTATTAATAAGAGCTGACTCTGGAGTTAAACAATTAGCAGAACAGAAGTTTCCTTTTTTCCGAGGAATAAAGGATACAGATATTGCTGTCGCGAATCTTGCTTGGTTTTTTATACATTACAATTCGATAACTCTTAGAGATCCTTTACAATTAGCGTTTGATGAATTGCATTCAGAAATGAAAAACCTCCAAGGGACTCAATTTGAAAAAGATAAACTTACAAGACTATATCAACTTTTCTGCATAGCTGCTACATTGAATACAGGAAGGGTTAAAGACACAACCAAACTGGATATATTATTTGAAGAAGAAAAGCTTCTAACAATTCCTTTATTTGTATATCTTTTTGATGAAGCGATTGATATTCTTGAGTATGGTAATGAAGCTAAAATGCGTAAAGATTACAAATTAGCATCAAAGAAGAAAAAATATACAAGAAGTATTAGATTTTTACTTGAAAATCCATCAGAAAATTTAAGACATACAACGTTTGAAAGGTTAAATCCAATAAAACAAGTAGAATTATTCACTGAAGGTAAGACTGATGCTTCCATAATTAGCCATGCTTTTAGAGTTTTAACCATGAATGATGAGCCATATTGGAGCATAACAGCAATTGAAAATATCTTAAGTGCAAAAGCTGGAGGCGCACAACAACTTTCAGCATTTTTAATGAGATTAGCTGAAGACTTAGAAACTGATTTTGACAAAAGTAAAACAGTTATTGGAATATTTGACAACGATGCAAAAGGATACCAAGAATTCAATGGTTTACCTAAAATTTTTGAAACTACAAATGGGATAGTAAAAAAAGTAAAAGATATGAATATTTATGCTATAATGTTACCTATCCCCGAACAAGAGACATACAAAGCATATCATCAAGAAAAACAAGCATTCAAATTTTTCGAGATAGAACATTACTTTCCTATAGAAATTCTCCAAGAAAACAATATGGTAACACAAACTTCAATTCCAGGTGTATTTGAAATTACAGGTTCCAAATCAGATTTTAATGATAAAATTCTAAGGCTTGGAAAGAAGGAGAGATTCGTTAATTTCGTTGAACTTTTTAAAGAGCTTGATCAATTATGTAATAAAACAATTAATTATATTGAGTGA
- a CDS encoding tyrosine-type recombinase/integrase produces MSKILRILEIVNQNVNDFQLKPKRKYSEPKIYTGGLNVATWSKYTKEEQENALKKEWFVYFSFRNPKTGLLEKQPFIKGGVNYYKTKGERLEILETYRRNLSRILKEGYNPYENSESQKETMSVKDAFEFGLNIKKSSITENSYIRFKSRIKRFEKYLESRGFSYRFITSVDKTIVLDYLNEVLLSSSPRNRNNTRTDISTLFQVFEDNGIIPSNFISKIKVIKAPPKRNKSYSDFKLERILEYLKENDPNLLLFIKFVSYNFLRPIEVCRLKVEDINLRENKLTVKAKNKLVKEKIIPSILADELSFLSDYQIDNYIFTPSGKPDTWEATDDNRRDYFTKRFKEVKDFFTQKAKEGDKDYFILDSNYGIYSFRHTYITKIYREMRKTLSPFETKSKLLHITGHNTMTALEQYLRDIDAELPEDYSNLLE; encoded by the coding sequence ATGTCCAAAATTCTCCGTATTTTAGAAATCGTAAACCAAAACGTAAACGATTTTCAGTTGAAGCCAAAACGAAAATATTCCGAACCAAAGATCTATACAGGTGGACTAAATGTGGCTACTTGGAGCAAATACACCAAAGAGGAGCAAGAAAATGCCCTTAAAAAAGAATGGTTTGTGTATTTTTCTTTTCGCAATCCCAAAACTGGACTTTTAGAAAAACAACCTTTTATTAAAGGTGGCGTTAACTATTATAAAACCAAAGGGGAACGATTAGAGATTTTAGAAACCTATCGCCGAAATCTTTCCAGAATTTTAAAAGAAGGTTATAATCCTTACGAAAATAGTGAATCGCAAAAAGAAACGATGTCGGTTAAAGACGCTTTTGAATTTGGTTTAAACATTAAAAAAAGCTCCATTACTGAAAACTCGTATATTCGTTTTAAATCTAGAATTAAACGATTTGAAAAATATTTAGAAAGTAGAGGTTTTAGTTATAGATTCATTACATCTGTAGATAAAACCATTGTACTTGATTATCTTAACGAAGTGTTACTTTCATCTTCTCCACGAAATCGAAATAACACTAGAACCGATATTAGTACATTGTTTCAAGTGTTTGAGGATAATGGAATAATTCCTTCTAATTTTATATCGAAAATAAAAGTAATAAAAGCACCACCTAAACGAAACAAATCATATTCGGATTTTAAACTGGAACGCATATTAGAATATTTAAAAGAAAATGATCCAAATCTTTTACTCTTTATAAAATTTGTGTCGTACAATTTCTTACGTCCAATAGAGGTGTGTCGCTTAAAAGTTGAAGATATTAATCTTAGAGAAAACAAACTAACTGTAAAAGCAAAAAATAAACTCGTTAAAGAAAAGATTATCCCTTCTATACTAGCGGATGAACTTTCATTTTTATCAGATTACCAAATTGATAATTACATTTTTACTCCAAGCGGAAAACCTGACACTTGGGAAGCAACAGATGACAACAGAAGAGATTACTTTACTAAACGTTTTAAAGAAGTAAAAGATTTCTTCACGCAAAAAGCAAAAGAGGGCGATAAAGATTATTTTATTTTGGATAGTAATTACGGTATTTATTCATTTCGTCATACCTACATTACTAAAATTTACCGCGAAATGAGAAAAACACTTTCTCCATTTGAAACAAAGAGTAAACTACTTCATATTACAGGACATAATACTATGACAGCTCTAGAACAATATTTACGTGATATTGATGCAGAATTACCCGAGGATTATTCTAATTTACTAGAGTAA
- a CDS encoding LacI family DNA-binding transcriptional regulator encodes MKSKITLKQIAKELGVSVSTVSKALNDSPEIGDATKARVVEFAQLNNFKPNALAKSLKNQKSFTIGVILPNILNPFFAKVFKGIEEKATKMGYNVVTAISNESRQKEALMLDILNNGIIDGFILALAEETQEKEDFFHLNEVMKSGTPVVLFDRVSESIKCDKVIVDDYESAIDATNHLLKTTNKKIALISTIDNLSVGKLRFSGYKKALEDANLALDENLIIIDNDLDTFDEKLEQLIKSKKIDAIFAVDEYAATSCHKKAIKNGIKIPEELSIIGFADGVFSRRLTPSLSTVSQHAPEIGEKTVELLLARINEKDETERYKYKTEIIKTELRHRESTKK; translated from the coding sequence ATGAAATCTAAAATAACTCTAAAGCAAATAGCAAAAGAACTTGGCGTTTCTGTTTCAACAGTATCTAAAGCTTTAAATGATAGTCCAGAAATTGGTGATGCAACTAAAGCTCGTGTTGTTGAGTTTGCTCAATTAAATAATTTTAAACCAAATGCCCTCGCAAAAAGTTTAAAAAACCAAAAATCTTTTACGATTGGAGTTATTTTACCAAATATCCTTAATCCGTTTTTTGCTAAAGTTTTTAAAGGAATTGAAGAAAAAGCGACAAAAATGGGTTATAATGTGGTAACAGCTATTTCAAACGAATCAAGACAGAAAGAAGCTTTAATGTTAGATATCCTAAATAATGGTATTATTGATGGTTTTATATTAGCATTGGCTGAAGAAACTCAAGAAAAAGAAGACTTCTTTCATCTTAACGAAGTAATGAAAAGTGGTACACCAGTTGTTTTATTTGACCGTGTATCTGAAAGCATAAAATGTGATAAAGTAATTGTTGATGATTACGAATCTGCAATAGATGCGACAAATCATTTGCTTAAAACTACCAATAAAAAAATTGCTTTAATTTCTACTATCGATAATCTAAGTGTAGGTAAATTACGTTTTTCAGGCTATAAAAAAGCTTTAGAAGATGCTAATCTTGCTCTAGATGAAAACTTAATTATTATTGATAACGATTTAGATACGTTTGATGAAAAACTTGAGCAATTAATTAAATCTAAAAAAATTGATGCTATTTTTGCTGTCGATGAATATGCAGCAACAAGTTGCCATAAAAAAGCAATTAAAAATGGCATTAAAATCCCCGAAGAATTATCGATAATTGGTTTTGCTGATGGTGTTTTTTCTAGAAGATTAACTCCAAGTTTATCTACTGTTAGTCAACACGCTCCAGAAATTGGCGAAAAAACAGTTGAACTATTACTTGCGAGAATTAATGAAAAAGATGAAACGGAGCGCTATAAATACAAAACTGAAATTATAAAAACTGAACTTCGCCATAGAGAATCTACAAAAAAATAA
- a CDS encoding BamA/TamA family outer membrane protein, which yields MKPIKFYNTFLILLLLFTCSVSFAQNSDEPKDSARVYKNIYDFSKKSKFSKFVYELLFDKNALKTNKINFKKKNKPTIEHEFHNGKIIRNITVISYDPFGYSVTDSLKKPDKKLENVGNSIHIKTKEFTLKNLLLFKENEAYDSLKVIESERLIRRQRYTRRTHIDILPTSSNDSIDVVLKVLDSWSLLPNGSLSTSQGEARLTERNILGLGHQISGLYKYRFDDNQKTISSRYLINNIKNTFLSLEFGYDNDFDNNSKRTIELKREFFSPLTKWAFGVSFQNTTQKYNFYQIIPDSTLIQDTKSEYEDYWIGRSFKIFKDNSYKSRTTRLITSLTYNKKIFKQKPEDFVDLYDYYSNEKNVIGLIGISSRQYYQDKFLFNYDIIEDIPYGRTLALTIGNQEKFNTNRLYLGSKIAFGQKYTFGYLSSSAEFGSFFRNKKSEQSAFRFELNYFTDLIPLGKWSMRQFIKPTYILGNNRLNSEKDLLTLSENMGIQGFNSPITGNQKWVLNLQTQTYSPGSWHGFRFSPYFNATFGSLMNKNTAFLNTKIYSKFSVGLLINNDYLVFNSFQISFSYYPSIPFEGTNVLKTNSFENTDLSISDFQVSKPAYIRYD from the coding sequence ATGAAGCCAATTAAATTTTATAATACATTTCTAATCTTACTACTTTTATTTACATGTAGTGTTTCTTTTGCGCAAAATAGTGATGAGCCAAAAGACAGTGCACGAGTTTATAAAAATATTTATGATTTTTCTAAAAAATCAAAGTTTTCAAAGTTTGTTTATGAACTATTATTCGATAAAAATGCATTAAAAACAAATAAAATAAACTTTAAAAAGAAAAACAAACCTACTATTGAACACGAATTTCATAATGGGAAAATAATTCGAAATATTACCGTAATAAGTTATGATCCTTTTGGCTATTCGGTCACTGATTCTTTAAAAAAGCCAGATAAAAAATTAGAAAACGTTGGAAATTCAATTCACATTAAAACAAAGGAGTTTACTTTAAAAAACTTACTTTTATTTAAAGAAAATGAAGCCTACGATTCGTTAAAAGTTATTGAATCGGAACGTTTAATAAGAAGACAACGCTATACTCGAAGAACTCATATCGATATTTTACCGACAAGTTCAAACGACTCAATTGATGTTGTATTAAAAGTGTTAGATTCTTGGAGTTTATTGCCAAACGGAAGTTTATCAACTAGTCAAGGAGAAGCTCGGTTAACGGAAAGAAATATTTTAGGTCTTGGACATCAAATTAGTGGTTTATATAAATATAGATTTGATGATAACCAAAAAACAATTTCCAGTCGCTATTTGATTAACAACATCAAAAACACTTTCTTATCACTTGAGTTTGGCTACGACAATGATTTTGATAATAACAGTAAACGAACAATCGAATTAAAAAGAGAATTCTTTTCACCATTAACAAAATGGGCTTTTGGTGTAAGTTTTCAAAACACAACTCAGAAATATAATTTTTATCAAATTATTCCTGATAGCACTTTAATACAAGATACAAAATCGGAATATGAAGATTATTGGATAGGACGATCGTTTAAGATTTTCAAAGATAATTCTTATAAAAGCCGAACAACTCGACTCATAACTTCTTTAACTTACAACAAAAAAATATTTAAACAGAAACCTGAAGATTTTGTCGATTTGTATGATTATTATTCGAACGAAAAAAATGTAATAGGATTAATAGGAATTTCTTCTCGTCAATATTATCAAGATAAATTTCTTTTTAACTATGATATCATTGAGGATATTCCTTATGGTAGAACATTGGCTTTAACAATCGGAAATCAAGAAAAATTTAACACAAATCGACTGTATTTAGGTTCCAAAATTGCGTTTGGTCAAAAATACACTTTTGGTTATTTAAGTAGTTCAGCAGAATTTGGTTCCTTTTTCAGAAATAAAAAGTCGGAACAATCGGCTTTTCGATTTGAACTCAACTATTTTACCGATTTAATTCCTTTAGGAAAATGGAGTATGCGCCAATTCATAAAACCAACATATATTTTAGGAAACAACCGTTTAAATTCTGAGAAAGATTTACTTACATTAAGTGAAAATATGGGAATTCAAGGTTTTAACAGTCCTATTACTGGAAACCAAAAATGGGTTTTAAATTTACAAACACAAACTTATTCTCCAGGTAGTTGGCACGGCTTCAGGTTTAGTCCATATTTCAACGCAACTTTTGGTTCGCTTATGAATAAAAACACTGCTTTTTTAAATACTAAAATTTACTCTAAATTTAGCGTAGGATTATTAATTAACAACGATTATTTAGTATTCAACAGTTTCCAAATTTCATTTTCATATTATCCTTCTATTCCATTTGAAGGAACTAATGTTCTAAAAACAAACTCGTTTGAAAATACCGATTTATCAATTTCCGATTTCCAAGTGAGTAAACCGGCTTACATTAGATATGATTAA
- a CDS encoding response regulator transcription factor, protein MKIAIVDDHQLFRKSLALLVNSFEGIEVAFQAENGIEFLEKLESNPIDLVLLDIQMPQMDGFETCKILRENYPDLHIIIIIISQLTTKESIHKVMEMGAHGFFTKNSNPDQLEEAIRSVRDKGYYFGNELGSVLREALLWEKKANESTMSYMEDSAQLTSREIDIIKLAAKELSSKEMADELNIAHRTVEAHRRHIIEKTNSKNIIGVVVYALKCKLITLNDI, encoded by the coding sequence ATGAAAATAGCTATAGTTGATGACCATCAATTATTTAGAAAGAGTTTAGCCCTTTTAGTAAATTCTTTTGAAGGGATTGAAGTGGCTTTTCAGGCTGAAAATGGTATAGAATTTTTAGAAAAATTAGAATCAAATCCTATTGATTTAGTTTTGTTAGATATTCAAATGCCACAAATGGATGGTTTTGAAACTTGTAAAATTCTGAGAGAAAATTATCCCGATTTACATATTATTATTATTATTATTTCTCAGTTAACTACAAAAGAGAGTATTCATAAAGTTATGGAAATGGGCGCACACGGATTTTTTACTAAAAATTCAAACCCAGATCAATTAGAAGAAGCTATAAGAAGTGTAAGAGATAAAGGTTATTATTTTGGTAACGAACTTGGTTCAGTTTTGCGTGAAGCTTTATTATGGGAGAAAAAGGCAAACGAATCTACAATGTCTTACATGGAAGATAGCGCACAATTAACATCAAGAGAAATCGATATTATTAAATTGGCAGCCAAAGAATTGAGTAGTAAAGAAATGGCTGATGAACTTAATATTGCGCATAGAACTGTTGAAGCGCACAGACGTCATATAATTGAGAAGACAAATTCTAAAAATATTATTGGAGTTGTAGTATATGCTTTAAAATGTAAATTAATTACGCTAAACGATATTTAA
- a CDS encoding sensor histidine kinase, translating into MENNQVGSLIIIGTALIVILVLVLLFLEVFYQTYLLKMKRKEAELLLKTSLESENNERQRIAADIHDGVSGDLNAVRNFISILLKIETDADKREMFTEINNGVEAALENTRLVSYKLMPPLLEKAGFVPALQDYLDRINKTSEAKFVLNANEFKYEIPQDKAYELFRISQEFTSNMMKYGKISICNMQLQEIEDNYVLQIEDDGIPYNFKELYATSKGAGLKNISSRIKVIEANFEQILQEKGNKFVISVKK; encoded by the coding sequence TTGGAAAATAATCAAGTAGGTTCATTAATCATTATAGGAACAGCGCTAATTGTTATATTAGTGTTAGTGCTTTTGTTTTTAGAGGTTTTTTATCAAACCTACCTTTTAAAAATGAAACGTAAAGAAGCCGAATTGCTTTTGAAGACTTCCTTAGAAAGTGAAAACAATGAACGTCAACGTATTGCTGCTGATATTCATGATGGAGTTTCGGGCGATTTAAATGCAGTGCGCAATTTTATTTCCATTCTATTAAAAATAGAAACCGATGCCGATAAAAGAGAAATGTTTACAGAAATTAATAATGGAGTAGAAGCTGCATTAGAAAATACTCGATTGGTTTCTTATAAGTTAATGCCACCACTTCTAGAAAAAGCAGGTTTTGTACCAGCATTACAAGATTATTTAGATAGAATTAATAAAACAAGTGAAGCGAAATTCGTTTTAAACGCAAACGAGTTTAAGTACGAAATTCCTCAAGATAAAGCTTACGAATTATTCCGTATTAGTCAAGAATTTACTTCGAATATGATGAAATACGGAAAAATTTCAATTTGTAATATGCAATTGCAAGAAATTGAAGATAATTATGTTTTACAAATTGAAGACGACGGAATTCCTTATAATTTTAAAGAACTTTATGCAACATCGAAAGGAGCAGGTTTAAAAAATATTAGTTCTAGAATTAAAGTTATCGAAGCAAATTTTGAACAAATCTTGCAAGAGAAGGGTAATAAATTTGTAATTTCAGTAAAAAAATAA
- a CDS encoding DUF1761 domain-containing protein encodes MLFNLIAVVLAALSTFVVGFIWYNPKVFGTIWMQESGMTEEKAKKGNMLKIFGLTFIYSLLIAFVVPSIVIHQVGVLQAAGGNMEDEAYKAFMMVHGEMFRSFKHGALHGLICGITFVLPIIAINGLFEQKSWKYMLVTGGYWVVSLTIMGAIICGWK; translated from the coding sequence ATGTTATTTAATCTAATTGCTGTTGTTCTAGCAGCTTTATCTACTTTCGTAGTAGGCTTTATTTGGTACAACCCAAAAGTTTTCGGAACTATCTGGATGCAAGAATCGGGAATGACTGAAGAAAAAGCAAAAAAAGGTAATATGTTAAAAATTTTCGGACTTACCTTTATTTATTCTTTATTAATTGCTTTTGTAGTTCCTTCAATTGTAATTCATCAAGTTGGCGTTTTACAAGCGGCTGGTGGAAATATGGAAGATGAAGCTTACAAAGCTTTTATGATGGTTCATGGTGAAATGTTTAGAAGTTTTAAACATGGAGCTTTACACGGACTTATTTGCGGAATTACTTTTGTATTACCAATTATTGCCATCAACGGTTTATTTGAACAAAAATCTTGGAAATATATGCTCGTAACTGGTGGTTACTGGGTAGTCTCTTTAACTATTATGGGAGCCATTATTTGCGGATGGAAATAA